In Candidatus Krumholzibacteriia bacterium, a single genomic region encodes these proteins:
- a CDS encoding Ig-like domain-containing protein, with amino-acid sequence MSVPGRISRGAAAAILVILLAVGAVRSLSGADAPAATFGASGLRHGVIWYSRAANDDVRRASATRYSVGITGKDEGSDADKPVIKSLNSEFRWFVYNSVTDNYVVPHPSPPLEHQYAQSLAVARGWDPEEIYLHYYDDTIVALSGDTTLFVPGWPGGSAPNPADARVPIYYVDRSRRLVHFSTRRAAQLHKETIIHLALDTPFRNSTLYPDGIFLDNSAAVLFNFGTIRSGGHVRETPGHLRIDTTEFRTWHWNNNLGPFLTALKDSLETSPSWSRDRKRKYLMVNVANVWDDSYVSRDIGDILFLEYQYNPVRSFGLGAMDDAHRRDLLAASAGITSFYSSVLHRTVPSREGSFTYAQTLLHNLTWYLITRTENTLLFQMEISTPVSAGWDSLTWRGCMNIANERLGSVTGEPFTLAQGTDPLGNRYVVKARAYQNGLAVLRNRGDWNQGIEPETAVNVPLPQFLLPVDPEGNIGGRVQMVSLRNGQGALFLASGAPTLFTLAVGVVGSGTVRVTPFRSGYAAGANVNLQPNPSLGWRFSRWEGDLTGNAVPASLRMDASRSVRAVFVPNNAPRAVNDAYSAVTDAPIRVEAPGVLGNDSDPDGDRITPVLRTAPSHGFMALYPDGSFAYLAAPGFTGTDRFTYEVQDGLSGTATATVTLTVGGQPGLGVSFGESQTGGSSAASTVATSAPFAPSTASLFMAAIASKPYRPVRSVSGFGLDWTLVQAQCGGRSQTGIDVWMARGNATAGNVTATFGTAPINATIAVSRYTGADLVAPLGTMTSVNTNGVQGTCSGGVDGSRYSLAVTGTTSRGVVFAAVAMRNRQHTPGAGVTQRATVRQGVFGDETSLAVIDRPSTPGTLSLTGTFNSITDWAVAGVEIRPSGVPPTTSAPETERALPLVPALRLSPNPARGTTSIDLDLPAGAMVRVSIHDAAGRRIRTLASGALPLGSHRLTWDGRDNAGTSVPSGVYFVQSELGASKLSRKLVWQR; translated from the coding sequence TTGAGCGTCCCAGGGAGGATCTCGAGAGGCGCTGCGGCGGCCATCCTCGTGATCCTGCTCGCCGTCGGCGCGGTGCGGTCCCTGTCAGGGGCGGACGCGCCCGCTGCGACCTTCGGCGCCAGCGGCCTGCGTCATGGGGTCATCTGGTACTCGCGCGCCGCCAACGATGACGTCCGTCGCGCTTCGGCAACGCGCTATTCGGTGGGGATCACCGGCAAGGACGAGGGCAGCGACGCCGACAAGCCCGTCATCAAGTCGCTCAACTCGGAGTTCCGCTGGTTCGTCTACAACTCCGTGACCGACAACTACGTCGTGCCCCATCCCAGCCCGCCGCTGGAGCACCAGTACGCTCAATCCCTGGCGGTGGCGCGCGGCTGGGATCCCGAAGAGATTTACCTGCACTATTACGACGACACCATCGTGGCGCTGAGCGGCGACACCACGCTGTTCGTCCCCGGCTGGCCGGGCGGCAGCGCCCCCAACCCGGCGGATGCCCGGGTTCCGATCTATTACGTCGACCGGAGCCGGCGTCTGGTGCATTTCTCCACCCGGCGGGCGGCACAGCTCCACAAGGAAACGATCATCCACCTGGCCCTGGATACACCATTCAGGAATTCGACTCTCTACCCCGACGGGATCTTCCTCGACAACTCCGCTGCCGTGCTCTTCAACTTCGGAACCATCCGCTCGGGCGGGCATGTCCGCGAGACTCCCGGACATCTCCGCATCGACACCACGGAGTTTCGCACCTGGCATTGGAACAACAATCTCGGCCCCTTCCTGACCGCGCTGAAGGACAGCTTGGAAACTTCACCGTCGTGGTCCCGGGACCGGAAGCGCAAGTATCTGATGGTCAACGTGGCCAACGTCTGGGACGACTCGTATGTGTCCCGTGACATCGGCGACATCCTTTTCCTCGAATACCAATACAACCCGGTGCGGTCCTTCGGGCTCGGTGCCATGGACGATGCCCACCGCCGCGATCTCCTGGCGGCTTCAGCGGGCATCACCAGCTTCTACTCCTCGGTTTTGCACCGGACGGTGCCGAGCCGCGAGGGGTCCTTCACCTACGCCCAGACCTTGCTCCACAACCTGACCTGGTACCTCATCACGCGCACCGAGAACACCCTCCTCTTCCAAATGGAGATCAGCACTCCCGTCTCCGCCGGGTGGGACTCCCTCACCTGGCGCGGCTGCATGAACATCGCCAACGAACGCCTCGGAAGCGTCACCGGCGAGCCGTTCACCCTCGCCCAGGGCACCGATCCGCTGGGCAACCGCTACGTGGTCAAGGCGCGGGCCTATCAGAATGGCTTGGCGGTGCTGCGGAATCGCGGCGATTGGAACCAGGGCATCGAACCGGAAACGGCGGTGAACGTGCCGCTGCCCCAGTTTCTGCTCCCCGTCGATCCGGAGGGGAACATCGGTGGCCGGGTGCAAATGGTGAGTCTGCGCAACGGCCAGGGGGCGCTCTTCCTCGCCAGCGGCGCACCCACTCTCTTCACCCTGGCCGTCGGCGTCGTGGGCTCGGGCACCGTGCGCGTCACCCCCTTCCGTTCCGGGTACGCTGCCGGTGCCAACGTCAATTTGCAGCCGAATCCAAGCCTGGGCTGGCGCTTTTCGCGCTGGGAAGGCGACCTCACCGGGAATGCCGTCCCCGCCTCGCTCCGGATGGACGCGAGTCGCAGCGTGAGGGCGGTCTTCGTCCCCAACAATGCGCCCCGGGCCGTCAACGATGCATACAGCGCTGTCACCGATGCCCCGATCCGCGTAGAAGCACCGGGCGTCCTCGGCAACGACAGCGACCCGGACGGTGACCGCATCACGCCCGTGCTGCGCACCGCCCCGAGTCACGGCTTCATGGCTCTTTATCCCGACGGCTCTTTCGCTTATCTCGCCGCCCCCGGCTTCACCGGCACCGATCGCTTCACCTACGAGGTGCAAGACGGCCTCTCCGGCACCGCCACCGCGACGGTGACGCTCACGGTGGGCGGGCAGCCAGGGCTCGGCGTCTCCTTCGGCGAGTCACAGACCGGTGGTTCGAGCGCCGCGAGCACCGTGGCGACGTCGGCACCGTTCGCTCCCTCCACCGCGTCCTTGTTCATGGCCGCGATCGCCAGCAAACCCTACCGTCCAGTGCGCTCCGTGAGTGGCTTCGGCCTCGACTGGACGCTGGTGCAGGCGCAGTGCGGCGGGCGCAGCCAGACCGGGATCGACGTCTGGATGGCCCGAGGAAACGCTACCGCGGGAAACGTGACCGCGACGTTCGGCACCGCGCCGATCAATGCCACCATCGCCGTGTCGCGCTACACCGGCGCCGATCTCGTCGCTCCCCTGGGGACGATGACCTCGGTCAACACGAATGGCGTGCAGGGGACGTGCTCCGGGGGAGTGGATGGCTCGCGCTACAGCCTCGCGGTCACGGGGACGACGTCGCGGGGCGTCGTCTTCGCTGCCGTGGCCATGCGCAACCGGCAGCACACGCCCGGTGCTGGAGTCACCCAGCGCGCCACGGTGCGCCAAGGCGTGTTCGGCGACGAAACCTCCCTCGCCGTGATCGACCGTCCCTCCACGCCCGGAACGCTGAGCCTCACGGGGACCTTCAACAGCATCACGGACTGGGCGGTGGCCGGCGTCGAGATCCGGCCCTCCGGTGTGCCACCCACGACGTCGGCACCGGAAACCGAGAGAGCGCTGCCTCTCGTCCCCGCGCTGCGTCTTTCCCCCAACCCGGCGCGCGGCACGACGTCGATCGACCTCGACCTGCCCGCGGGCGCGATGGTCCGTGTCAGCATCCACGACGCTGCGGGACGTCGCATTCGCACCCTCGCGTCCGGGGCGCTGCCTCTCGGCTCGCATCGCCTGACCTGGGATGGCCGGGACAATGCAGGGACCTCGGTCCCGTCGGGTGTGTACTTCGTGCAGTCCGAGCTCGGCGCGTCCAAGCTGTCGCGCAAGCTCGTCTGGCAGCGCTGA
- a CDS encoding TMEM175 family protein: MSKGRMEAFSDGVIAIIITIMVLELKVPRTAELTALRPVLPVFLIYAVSYLYLGIYWSNHHHLLQATAHVNGRVLWANLHLLFWLSLFPFVTGWVGHTEFAPWPMAIYGTVLLCAAVAYYILSRALLSLHGRESVLAAALGRDLKGKLSVLIYVVAIPLAFVGWWLAGGLYFGASLLWIVPDRRIEKTLSR, translated from the coding sequence ATGAGCAAAGGGCGGATGGAAGCCTTCAGCGATGGTGTGATCGCCATCATCATCACCATCATGGTGCTGGAATTGAAGGTGCCGCGTACAGCCGAACTGACCGCGCTGCGGCCGGTCTTGCCGGTCTTCCTCATCTATGCGGTCAGCTACTTGTATCTCGGCATCTACTGGAGCAACCATCACCATCTGCTCCAGGCCACCGCACACGTCAACGGCCGGGTCCTTTGGGCCAACCTGCACCTGCTGTTCTGGTTGTCGCTCTTCCCCTTCGTCACCGGCTGGGTGGGACACACCGAGTTCGCTCCCTGGCCCATGGCGATCTACGGCACGGTGCTGCTCTGCGCAGCCGTGGCCTACTACATCCTCTCCCGCGCCTTGCTCAGCCTCCACGGCAGGGAGTCCGTGCTCGCCGCAGCACTCGGCAGAGACCTCAAGGGCAAGTTGTCGGTGTTGATCTACGTGGTGGCCATCCCGCTCGCCTTCGTGGGCTGGTGGCTCGCCGGTGGCCTCTACTTTGGCGCCTCCCTCCTCTGGATCGTCCCCGATCGTCGCATCGAGAAGACCCTGTCGCGTTGA